From Juglans regia cultivar Chandler chromosome 8, Walnut 2.0, whole genome shotgun sequence, the proteins below share one genomic window:
- the LOC108981145 gene encoding probable pre-mRNA-splicing factor ATP-dependent RNA helicase DEAH5 encodes MAPAPKDDGLKKLEYLSLVSKVCSELETHLGFGDKVLAEFITELGRDCEIVDEFDAKLKENGAEMPDYFVRTLLTIIHAILPPKPKSEKESNKESAPDDKNTKYTALVIADNRDRAKEIEREIELEAQERRRDREEPLEEDRHRARDRDRGRDRDRDRGRDRNRDRDRDSGRDGRDRRRDRYDRDERHRDRDIHGDEDDRRDYRNKERHRDRHEKNGRDDENVDDRDNGEKEDYRKGGRDLHNGRYQSNEPELYKVYKGRVSRVMDTGCFVQLNDLKGKEGLVHVSQMATRRIANAKDVVKRDQEVHVKVISVSGQKLSLSMRDVDQNTGKDLLPLKKSSEDDTNRTNPSGGSREGPVMRTGLSGIRIVEEDDGVPSRRPLKRMSSPEIWEAKQLVASGVMSITDYPTYDEEGDGVLYQEEGAEEELEIELNEDEPEFLQGQSRYSMDMSPVKIFKNPEGSLGRAAALQSALIKERREVREQQQRTMLDSIPKDLNRPWEDPMPDMGERHLAQELRGVGLSAYDMPEWKKDAYGKSISFGQRSKLSLQEQRQTLPIYKLKKELIQAVHDNQVLVVIGETGSGKTTQVTQYLAEAGYTTKGKIGCTQPRRVAAMSVAKRVAEEFGCRLGEEVGYAIRFEDCTGPDTVIKYMTDGMLLREVLIDENLSEYSVIMLDEAHERTMHTDVLFGLLKELVKRRPDLRLIVTSATLDAEKFSGYFFNCNIFTIPGRTFPVEILYTKQPESDYLDASLITVLQIHLMEPEGDILLFLTGQEEIDFACQSLYERMKGLGENVPELIILPVYSALPSEMQSRIFAPAPPGKRKVVVATNIAEASLTIDGIFYVIDPGFAKQNVYNPKQGLDSLVITPISQASAKQRAGRAGRTGPGKCYRLYTESAYRNEMSPTSVPEIQRINLGQTTLTMKAMGINDLLSFDFMDPPSPQALLSAMERLYSLGALDEEGLLTKLGRKMAEFPLEPPLSKMLLASVDLGCSDEILTIIAMIQTGNIFYRPREKQAHADQKRAKFFQPEGDHLTLLTVYDAWKNNNFSGPWCFENFVQSRSLRRAQDVRKQLLTIMDKYKLDVMSAGRNFIKIRKAITAGFFFHAARKDPQEGYRTLVENQPVYIHPSSALFQRQPDWVIYNELVMTTKEYMREVTVIDPKWLVELAPRFFKVADPTKMSKRKRQERIEPLYDRYHEPNSWRLSKRRA; translated from the exons ATGGCACCCGCTCCCAAAGACGACGGTCTGAAGAAGCTCGAATACTTATCGCTCGTATCCAAGGTATGCTCGGAACTGGAAACGCATCTAGGGTTTGGAGACAAAGTTCTCGCCGAATTCATCACCGAGTTGGGCCGGGACTGCGAGATCGTGGACGAATTCGAcgcgaaattgaaggaaaacggCGCCGAGATGCCCGATTACTTTGTACGTACGCTTTTGACAATAATACACGCTATTCTTCCTCCGAAGCCGAAGTCCGAGAAGGAATCGAACAAAGAGAGCGCTCCGGATGATAAGAACACCAAGTATACGGCGCTGGTGATTGCGGATAATAGGGATAGAGCTAAGGAGATCGAGAGGGAAATCGAATTGGAGGCCCAGGAGCGCCGTAGAGACAGGGAAGAACCCTTGGAAGAAGATAGGCATAGAGCGAGAGACCGGGACCGAGGCCGGGACAGGGACCGAGACCGAGGCAGAGACAGGAACCGAGACAGAGACCGAGACAGTGGTAGAGATGGAAGAGATAGGCGCAGGGATAGATATGATAGAGACGAGAGGCATAGAGATAGGGATATCCATGGTGATGAGGATGATAGAAGGGATTACAGGAATAAGGAAAGGCACAGGGATCGACACGAGAAGAATGGGAGAGACGATGAAAATGTGGATGATAGGGATAATGGTGAAAAGGAGGATTATCGGAAAGGAGGTAGAGACCTGCACAATGGGCGGTATCAGTCCAATGAGCCCGAATTGTATAAGGTTTACAAGGGTAGGGTTTCAAGAGTGATGGACACGGGCTGCTTCGTGCAATTGAATGATTTGAAGGGAAAGGAGGGTTTAGTACACGTTTCACAGATGGCGACTCGGCGGATTGCTAATGCCAAGGATGTGGTGAAGCGGGATCAGGAAGTCCACGTGAAGGTGATTTCGGTATCGGGTCAGAAGCTGTCTCTTTCGATGAGGGATGTTGATCAGAATACTGGTAAGGATTTGCTTCCGTTGAAGAAGAGCTCAGAGGACGATACAAATAGGACAAATCCGTCCGGCGGGTCAAGGGAGGGGCCAGTGATGAGGACGGGTCTCTCGGGGATCAGGATTGTGGAGGAGGACGATGGTGTGCCTTCACGTAGACCATTAAAAAGGATGAGTTCACCGGAGATATGGGAAGCTAAGCAGTTGGTTGCTTCGGGTGTTATGAGTATTACAGATTACCCGACGTATGATGAGGAAGGAGATGGAGTGCTTTATCAAGAAGAGGGTGCTGAGGAAGAGCTTGAGATTGAACTGAACGAGGATGAGCCAGAATTCTTGCAAGGGCAGAGCCGGTATTCGATGGATATGTCACCTGTTAAGATTTTCAAGAACCCAGAAGGGTCTTTGGGTCGTGCAGCTGCGCTTCAGTCTGCACTGATAAAGGAGCGGAGAGAGGTGAGGGAACAGCAACAGCGTACGATGCTCGACTCTATTCCAAAGGATCTGAATCGTCCTTGGGAAGACCCTATGCCAGATATGGGTGAGAGGCATCTAGCACAGGAGCTTAGAGGTGTTGGTTTATCCGCATATGACATGCCTGAATGGAAGAAGGATGCTTATGGAAAATCCATCAGTTTTGGGCAGAGGTCAAAGCTCTCCCTTCAGGAACAAAGGCAAACCTTGCCAATCtacaaactaaagaaggaactCATCCAGGCTGTGCATGACAATCAGGTCCTAGTTGTCATTGGTGAGACTGGTTCGGGTAAGACAACTCAGGTAACTCAATATCTTGCGGAAGCTGGATATACTACGAAGGGGAAAATTGGTTGTACTCAGCCCCGTAGGGTGGCTGCCATGTCCGTGGCCAAGAGGGTTGCTGAAGAGTTTGGCTGTCGGTTGGGTGAGGAAGTTGGATATGCTATTCGTTTTGAGGATTGTACTGGTCCAGATACTGTCATCAAGTACATGACAGACGGCATGCTTCTTCGGGAAGTTTTGATCGACGAGAACCTTTCTGAGTACTCTGTTATTATGCTTGATGAAGCACATGAGAGGACAATGCATACAGATGTTCTTTTTGGATTACTTAAAGAACTAGTGAAACGGAGACCTGACCTTCGCTTGATCGTCACCTCTGCGACACTGGATGCAGAGAAGTTTTCAGGGTATTTCTTCAACtgtaatatatttacaattccTGGTAGAACTTTTCCTGTGGAGATACTCTACACGAAACAGCCAGAAAGCGATTACTTAGATGCATCCCTAATTACCGTGCTACAGATCCACTTGATGGAACCTGAAGGAGACATCCTTCTCTTCTTGACTGGTCAGGAGGAAATTGATTTTGCATGCCAATCTCTTTATGAGAGGATGAAAGGGCTAGGTGAAAATGTTCCGGAATTGATTATTCTACCAGTATATAGTGCACTTCCTAGTGAAATGCAGTCAAGGATATTTGCCCCTGCCCCGCCGGGGAAGAGAAAAGTGGTAGTGGCTACAAATATTGCTGAGGCATCTTTGACCATTGATGGGATTTTTTACGTAATTGATCCTGGGTTTGCGAAGCAAAATGTATATAATCCGAAGCAAGGGCTTGATTCACTGGTCATAACTCCTATTTCACAGGCATCGGCCAAGCAACGAGCTGGGCGTGCTGGTCGTACAGGGCCTGGGAAATGTTATCGCCTCTATACTGAGAGTGCATACCGCAATGAGATGTCCCCTACTTCAGTTCCTGAAATCCAGAGGATTAACCTAGGGCAGACTACGCTTACCATGAAAGCTATGGGGATAAATGATCTTCTATCTTTTGATTTCATGGACCCACCTTCCCCACAAGCGCTCCTTTCTGCCATGGAACGGCTGTACAGTCTAGGAGCTCTTGATGAGGAGGGGCTTCTGACTAAATTGGGCCGGAAAATGGCAGAATTTCCGCTTGAACCACCATTATCTAAGATGCTACTCGCCAGTGTGGACCTTGGATGCAGTGATGAGATTTTGACAATCATTGCAATGATTCAAACGGGCAATATCTTCTACAGGCCTCGGGAGAAACAAGCCCATGCAGATCAGAAGAGGGCCAAGTTTTTCCAGCCTGAGGGAGACCACCTGACGTTACTTACAGTTTATGATGCCtggaaaaataataacttttctgGGCCATGGTGTTTTGAGAACTTTGTTCAGTCTAGGTCCTTGAGGAGGGCTCAGGATGTCAGGAAACAGCTGCTCACCATCATGGACAA ATATAAGTTGGATGTAATGAGCGCAGGAAGGAATTTTATAAAGATAAGGAAGGCAATAACTGCAGGATTCTTTTTCCATGCTGCTAGAAAGGACCCACAGGAGGGTTATAGGACCCTGGTTGAGAATCAGCCAGTTTATATCCATCCTAGCAGTGCTCTTTTCCAGAGACAACCTGACTGGGTCATCTACAATGAGCTGGTTATGACCACAAAAGAGTACATGCGGGAGGTCACTGTTATAGATCCAAAATGGCTTGTTGAACTGGCACCAAGGTTCTTCAAAGTGGCAGATCCTACAAAGATGAGCAAGCGCAAACGTCAGGAAAGAATCGAACCGCTTTATGACAGATATCATGAGCCTAACTCTTGGCGTCTGAGTAAACGTCGCGCTTGA
- the LOC109019427 gene encoding uncharacterized protein LOC109019427, producing the protein MGSVSLKIGDGTARFRRAALYSSAINIIMLFSLLTTNLFAFYAFTSSPKDRQSHLLHPTHNNISLISEHVSLILREIDSSKKKLAKMEKELLGYESLDLSRPHLANELKLFLKPRQLPLGKDSRTGITEMVASVGHSCVKSVDLLSQYMAYKVSGPCPDDWSVAQKLILRGCEPLPRRRCFAKSVPKVGLEPFPISLWKPVGDKNVIWSGLECKSFECLNSKKLSKDCVGCFDLVGGYENQKFVKSRGKNEFLIDDVLALGSGGARIGFDIGGGSGTFAARMAERNVTVITSTLNIDAPISEFIAARGLFPLFLSLDHRFPFYDNAFDFVHVVGGLDMGGKPEKLEFLMFDIDRILRAGGLFWLDNFCCPNNEKKSELTSLIERFTYKKLKWVVGEKADSTGSGKLEVYLSAVLQKPVRV; encoded by the coding sequence ATGGGGTCAGTATCTCTGAAAATCGGGGATGGAACAGCAAGATTCAGAAGAGCAGCCCTGTACTCTTCAGCAATCAACATTATCATGCTCTTCTCTTTGCTCACCACCAATCTATTTGCTTTTTACGCTTTCACATCCTCCCCAAAGGACCGCCAAAGCCACCTACTTCACCCAACTCACAATAatatctctctcatctcggagCACGTCTCGCTGATCCTCAGAGAGATCGATTCCTCAAAGAAAAAGCTAGCCAAGATGGAAAAAGAGCTTCTTGGCTACGAAAGCCTCGATCTTTCAAGACCTCACCTTGCAAACGAGCTGAAGCTTTTTCTCAAGCCTCGCCAGCTTCCATTGGGGAAAGACTCAAGAACTGGGATCACCGAAATGGTTGCTTCCGTGGGCCATTCCTGTGTGAAATCCGTGGACTTATTGTCTCAGTATATGGCTTACAAGGTCTCTGGGCCTTGCCCTGACGATTGGAGCGTTGCCCAGAAGCTAATTTTGCGCGGTTGTGAGCCTTTGCCCAGAAGAAGGTGCTTTGCCAAGTCTGTTCCTAAGGTGGGTCTCGAACCTTTTCCCATTTCTCTCTGGAAACCTGTCGGTGATAAGAATGTTATCTGGAGTGGTCTTGAGTGTAAGAGTTTTGAGTGTTTGAACAGCAAGAAACTGAGTAAAGATTGTGTTGGTTGTTTTGATTTGGTTGGTGGGTACGAGAATCAGAAGTTTGTCAAGTCTAGAGGCAAAAATGAGTTTCTAATTGATGATGTTTTAGCTTTGGGAAGTGGAGGGGCCAGAATTGGATTTGATATTGGTGGTGGGTCTGGTACCTTTGCTGCTAGAATGGCAGAGAGGAATGTGACTGTGATCACTAGCACCTTGAATATTGATGCCCCAATTAGCGAATTTATTGCTGCAAGAGGACTTTTCCCCCTATTCTTGAGTTTAGATCATCGTTTCCCTTTCTACGATAACGCGTTTGATTTTGTTCACGTCGTTGGTGGATTGGATATGGGGGGAAAACCTGAGAAATTGGAGTTCCTTATGTTTGATATTGATCGCATTTTAAGGGCTGGCGGCTTGTTTTGGTTGGATAATTTTTGTTGTCCTAACAACGAGAAGAAAAGTGAGTTAACAAGTTTGATTGAAAGGTTTACATATAAAAAGCTCAAGTGGGTTGTGGGGGAGAAGGCAGACTCAACTGGGTCAGGGAAATTAGAGGTTTATTTGTCTGCCGTTTTACAGAAGCCTGTGAGAGTATGA
- the LOC108979040 gene encoding probable pre-mRNA-splicing factor ATP-dependent RNA helicase DEAH5 gives MAPAPKDDGLKKLEYLSLVSKVCSELETHLGFGDKVLAEFITELGRDCEIVDEFDAKLKENGAEMPDYFVRTLLTIIHAILPPKPKSEKESNKESAPDDKNTKYTALVIADNRDRAKEIEREIELEAQERRRDREEPLEEDRHRARDRDRGRDRDRDRGRDRNRDRDRDSGRDGRDRRRDRYDRDERHRDRDIHGDEDDRRDYRNKERHRDRHEKNGRDDENVDDRDNGEKEDYRKGGRDLHNGRYQSNEPELYKVYKGRVSRVMDTGCFVQLNDLKGKEGLVHVSQMATRRIANAKDVVKRDQEVHVKVISVSGQKLSLSMRDVDQNTGKDLLPLKKSSEDDTNRTNPSGGSREGPVMRTGLSGIRIVEEDDGVPSRRPLKRMSSPEIWEAKQLVASGVMSITDYPTYDEEGDGVLYQEEGAEEELEIELNEDEPEFLQGQSRYSMDMSPVKIFKNPEGSLGRAAALQSALIKERREVREQQQRTMLDSIPKDLNRPWEDPMPDMGERHLAQELRGVGLSAYDMPEWKKDAYGKSISFGQRSKLSLQEQRQTLPIYKLKKELIQAVHDNQVLVVIGETGSGKTTQVTQYLAEAGYTTKGKIGCTQPRRVAAMSVAKRVAEEFGCRLGEEVGYAIRFEDCTGPDTVIKYMTDGMLLREVLIDENLSEYSVIMLDEAHERTMHTDVLFGLLKELVKRRPDLRLIVTSATLDAEKFSGYFFNCNIFTIPGRTFPVEILYTKQPESDYLDASLITVLQIHLMEPEGDILLFLTGQEEIDFACQSLYERMKGLGENVPELIILPVYSALPSEMQSRIFDPAPPGKRKVVVATNIAEASLTIDGIFYVIDPGFAKQNVYNPKQGLDSLVITPISQASAKQRAGRAGRTGPGKCYRLYTESAYRNEMSPTSVPEIQRINLGQTTLTMKAMGINDLLSFDFMDPPSPQALLSAMERLYSLGALDEEGLLTKLGRKMAEFPLEPPLSKMLLASVDLGCSDEILTIIAMIQTGNIFYRPREKQAHADQKRAKFFQPEGDHLTLLTVYDAWKNNNFSGPWCFENFVQSRSLRRAQDVRKQLLTIMDKYKLDVMSAGRNFIKIRKAITAGFFFHAARKDPQEGYRTLVENQPVYIHPSSALFQRQPDWVIYNELVMTTKEYMREVTVIDPKWLVELAPRFFKVADPTKMSKRKRQERIEPLYDRYHEPNSWRLSKRRA, from the exons ATGGCACCCGCTCCCAAAGACGACGGTCTGAAGAAGCTCGAATACTTATCGCTCGTATCCAAGGTATGCTCGGAACTGGAAACGCATCTAGGGTTTGGAGACAAAGTTCTCGCCGAATTCATCACCGAGTTGGGCCGGGACTGCGAGATCGTGGACGAATTCGAcgcgaaattgaaggaaaacggCGCCGAGATGCCCGATTACTTTGTACGTACGCTTTTGACAATAATACACGCTATTCTTCCTCCGAAGCCGAAGTCCGAGAAGGAATCGAACAAAGAGAGCGCTCCGGATGATAAGAACACCAAGTATACGGCGCTGGTGATTGCGGATAATAGGGATAGAGCTAAGGAGATCGAGAGGGAAATCGAATTGGAGGCCCAGGAGCGCCGTAGAGACAGGGAAGAACCCTTGGAAGAAGATAGGCATAGAGCGAGAGACCGGGACCGAGGCCGGGACAGGGACCGAGACCGAGGCAGAGACAGGAACCGAGACAGAGACCGAGACAGTGGTAGAGATGGAAGAGATAGGCGCAGGGATAGATATGATAGAGACGAGAGGCATAGAGATAGGGATATCCATGGTGATGAGGATGATAGAAGGGATTACAGGAATAAGGAAAGGCACAGGGATCGACACGAGAAGAATGGGAGAGACGATGAAAATGTGGATGATAGGGATAATGGTGAAAAGGAGGATTATCGGAAAGGAGGTAGAGACCTGCACAATGGGCGGTATCAGTCCAATGAGCCCGAATTGTATAAGGTTTACAAGGGTAGGGTTTCAAGAGTGATGGACACGGGCTGCTTCGTGCAATTGAATGATTTGAAGGGAAAGGAGGGTTTAGTACACGTTTCACAGATGGCGACTCGGCGGATTGCTAATGCCAAGGATGTGGTGAAGCGGGATCAGGAAGTCCACGTGAAGGTGATTTCGGTATCGGGTCAGAAGCTGTCTCTTTCGATGAGGGATGTTGATCAGAATACTGGTAAGGATTTGCTTCCGTTGAAGAAGAGCTCAGAGGACGATACAAATAGGACAAATCCGTCCGGCGGGTCAAGGGAGGGGCCAGTGATGAGGACGGGTCTCTCGGGGATCAGGATTGTGGAGGAGGACGATGGTGTGCCTTCACGTAGACCATTAAAAAGGATGAGTTCACCGGAGATATGGGAAGCTAAGCAGTTGGTTGCTTCGGGTGTTATGAGTATTACAGATTACCCGACGTATGATGAGGAAGGAGATGGAGTGCTTTATCAAGAAGAGGGTGCTGAGGAAGAGCTTGAGATTGAACTGAACGAGGATGAGCCAGAATTCTTGCAAGGGCAGAGCCGGTATTCGATGGATATGTCACCTGTTAAGATTTTCAAGAACCCAGAAGGGTCTTTGGGTCGTGCAGCTGCGCTTCAGTCTGCACTGATAAAGGAGCGGAGAGAGGTGAGGGAACAGCAACAGCGTACGATGCTCGACTCTATTCCAAAGGATCTGAATCGTCCTTGGGAAGACCCTATGCCAGATATGGGTGAGAGGCATCTAGCACAGGAGCTTAGAGGTGTTGGTTTATCCGCATATGACATGCCTGAATGGAAGAAGGATGCTTATGGAAAATCCATCAGTTTTGGGCAGAGGTCAAAGCTCTCCCTTCAGGAACAAAGGCAAACCTTGCCAATCtacaaactaaagaaggaactCATCCAGGCTGTGCATGACAATCAGGTCCTAGTTGTCATTGGTGAGACTGGTTCGGGTAAGACAACTCAGGTAACTCAATATCTTGCGGAAGCTGGATATACTACGAAGGGGAAAATTGGTTGTACTCAGCCCCGTAGGGTGGCTGCCATGTCCGTGGCCAAGAGGGTTGCTGAAGAGTTTGGCTGTCGGTTGGGTGAGGAAGTTGGATATGCTATTCGTTTTGAGGATTGTACTGGTCCAGATACTGTCATCAAGTACATGACAGACGGCATGCTTCTTCGGGAAGTTTTGATCGACGAGAACCTTTCTGAGTACTCTGTTATTATGCTTGATGAAGCACATGAGAGGACAATGCATACAGATGTTCTTTTTGGATTACTTAAAGAACTAGTGAAACGGAGACCTGACCTTCGCTTGATCGTCACCTCTGCGACACTGGATGCAGAGAAGTTTTCAGGGTATTTCTTCAACtgtaatatatttacaattccTGGTAGAACTTTTCCTGTGGAGATACTCTACACGAAACAGCCAGAAAGCGATTACTTAGATGCATCCCTAATTACCGTGCTACAGATCCACTTGATGGAACCTGAAGGAGACATCCTTCTCTTCTTGACTGGTCAGGAGGAAATTGATTTTGCATGCCAATCTCTTTATGAGAGGATGAAAGGGCTAGGTGAAAATGTTCCGGAATTGATTATTCTACCAGTATATAGTGCACTTCCTAGTGAAATGCAGTCAAGGATATTTGACCCTGCCCCGCCGGGGAAGAGAAAAGTGGTAGTGGCTACAAATATTGCTGAGGCATCTTTGACCATTGATGGGATTTTTTACGTAATTGATCCTGGGTTTGCGAAGCAAAATGTATATAATCCGAAGCAAGGGCTTGATTCACTGGTCATAACTCCTATTTCACAGGCATCGGCCAAGCAACGAGCTGGGCGTGCTGGTCGTACAGGGCCTGGGAAATGTTATCGCCTCTATACTGAGAGTGCATACCGCAATGAGATGTCCCCTACTTCAGTTCCTGAAATCCAGAGGATTAACCTAGGGCAGACTACGCTTACCATGAAAGCTATGGGGATAAATGATCTTCTATCTTTTGATTTCATGGACCCACCTTCCCCACAAGCGCTCCTTTCTGCCATGGAACGGCTGTACAGTCTAGGAGCTCTTGATGAGGAGGGGCTTCTGACTAAATTGGGCCGGAAAATGGCAGAATTTCCGCTTGAACCACCATTATCTAAGATGCTACTCGCCAGTGTGGACCTTGGATGCAGTGATGAGATTTTGACAATCATTGCAATGATTCAAACGGGCAATATCTTCTACAGGCCTCGGGAGAAACAAGCCCATGCAGATCAGAAGAGGGCCAAGTTTTTCCAGCCTGAGGGAGACCACCTGACGTTACTTACAGTTTATGATGCCtggaaaaataataacttttctgGGCCATGGTGTTTTGAGAACTTTGTTCAGTCTAGGTCCTTGAGGAGGGCTCAGGATGTCAGGAAACAGCTGCTCACCATCATGGACAA ATATAAGTTGGATGTAATGAGCGCAGGAAGGAATTTTATAAAGATAAGGAAGGCAATAACTGCAGGATTCTTTTTCCATGCTGCTAGAAAGGACCCACAGGAGGGTTATAGGACCCTGGTTGAGAATCAGCCAGTTTATATCCATCCTAGCAGTGCTCTTTTCCAGAGACAACCTGACTGGGTCATCTACAATGAGCTGGTTATGACCACAAAAGAGTACATGCGGGAGGTCACTGTTATAGATCCAAAATGGCTTGTTGAACTGGCACCAAGGTTCTTCAAAGTGGCAGATCCTACAAAGATGAGCAAGCGCAAACGTCAGGAAAGAATCGAACCGCTTTATGACAGATATCACGAGCCTAACTCTTGGCGTCTGAGTAAACGTCGCGCTTGA
- the LOC108981148 gene encoding uncharacterized protein LOC108981148 yields the protein MLKFLSRVRIEFNALDPRTASCMEFLAQCNARKAKESNPACQIQVKRRTDDHPPQITVAFVNGVEEVFDATATPAQTIRTMILEKGQLLETEQMFREAGEAWPVIIPEEELHQHAPGTKPRKAEEKKQ from the exons ATGTTGAAGTTCCTCTCAAGGGTTCGTATCGAGTTTAATGCCTTAGACCCACGTACAGCATCGTGCATGGAGTTCTTGGCGCAGTGCAATGCACGCAAGGCCAAAGAGTCCAACCCCGCTTGTCAAATCCAGGTGAAGCGCCGAACCGACGACCACCCGCCCCAGATCACCGTCGCCTTCGTCAACGGGGTCGAAGAGGTCTTCGATGCCACAGCCACCCCGGCCCAGACTATAAGGACTATGATTCTCGAAAAGGGTCAGCTCCTCGAGACCGAGCAAATGTTCCGTGAAGCTGGCGAGGCCTGGCCCGTTATCATCCCTGAGGAAGAGCTACACCAACACGCGCCGGGTACTAAG CCGAGGAAAGCAGAAGAGAAGAAGCAGTAA
- the LOC108981147 gene encoding zinc finger CCCH domain-containing protein 6-like, with the protein MRGLHKSKRVSWASDVNLCQVRLFLSEESPTQVGLGAQDHLQAKTSLVLHSTGPGSDDNLPPGFEGSHPDNQLQIKLSQIHLIKWRSPSQFVLDFTWQVVAGEESEESEVQSQREMRVLEAVYPRPSAIPPNPSVSVDTEDSSHKDEQTLLIPLTPIEDEDVAVDISPDSVAPFNVPISHQSLLLAPGIPSPSQGSLPTIANPPVQKPPAAMVVGAQPHVVASASAAINAIGKTNEHGNLIDPELLITILSNPKMIEKLVTDYGMGTNTQDVPKASSPPVASSDQHPIPINRRVTGTPSSATVLGGPFYPKPNGVAVRHPNPPISPPPVVPVSSPPSVGAPPAKDINYYKSLIQQHGGERPEALPQYGNRHSHQSGANQELINNHKSRDLRPKIMKPCIYFNSSRGCRNGANCAYQHDTSFQQRGSSVPEAQSAKRMKLNREISS; encoded by the exons ATGCGGGGATTGCACAAATCGAAAAGGGTTTCATGGGCTTCAGATGTAAACCTTTGTCAG GTTAGGCTGTTCCTATCAGAGGAGTCACCTACACAAGTTGGGCTGGGTGCTCAAGATCACCTCCAAGCAAAGACGTCATTGGTATTGCATTCAACAGGACCAGGGTCTGATGATAACCTGCCCCCTGGCTTTGAAGGATCTCATCCTGATAACCAACTGCAGATTAAGCTGTcccaaattcatctcatcaaaTGGAGATCTCCTTCTCAG TTTGTGCTGGATTTCACTTGGCAAGTGGTTGCGGGGGAAGAAAGTGAGGAGAGTGAGGTTCAAAGTCAGAGGGAGATGAGAGTACTCGAAGCTGTTTATCCACGCCCCTCTGCCATTCCTCCTAA CCCTTCTGTTTCAGTAGATACAGAAGACTCGAGTCACAAAGATGAGCAAACTCTTTTGATACCTCTTACTCCCATTGAGGATGAAGATGTGGCGGTTGATATATCACCTGATTCTGTTGCACCATTTAATGTTCCTATAAGCCATCAGTCACTGCTATTGGCTCCTGGAATTCCATCTCCGTCTCAAGGTAGTTTACCTACCATTGCAAACCCTCCCGTCCAGAAGCCACCTGCTGCAATGGTTGTTGGTGCACAACCTCATGTTGTAGCATCTGCATCTGCTGCTATAAATGCAATTGGGAAGACCAATGAGCATGGAAACTTGATTGACCCTGAATTGCTCATTACAATTCTAAGCAACCCAAAAATGATTGAGAAATTGGTTACAGATTATGGAATGGGCACCAATACACAGGATGTACCCAAGGCTAGTTCACCTCCGGTGGCTTCATCGGATCAACATCCCATTCCCATTAATCGGAGAGTAACTGGTACACCCTCATCAGCTACCGTATTAGGTGGACCGTTCTACCCTAAGCCAAATGGGGTTGCAGTACGACATCCAAATCCACCAATTTCTCCGCCCCCAGTTGTACCAGTTTCCTCTCCACCCTCTGTCGGAGCTCCTCCTGCAAAGGACATCAACTATTACAAGAGCTTGATTCAACAACATGGGGGAGAAAGACCAGAGGCCCTTCCACAATATGGTAACCGTCACAGTCACCAGTCGGGAGCAAACCAGGAATTGATAAATAACCACAAATCGAGAGATCTGAGGCCTAAAATTATGAAACCTTgcatatattttaatagttCAAGAGGATGTCGGAATGGAGCCAACTGTGCATATCAGCATGATACATCATTCCAGCAGCGGGGGAGTAGTGTGCCGGAGGCGCAAAGTGCGAAGAGAATGAAACTGAATAGGGAGATCAGCAGTTAG